From Coffea arabica cultivar ET-39 chromosome 10e, Coffea Arabica ET-39 HiFi, whole genome shotgun sequence, one genomic window encodes:
- the LOC113711027 gene encoding cytokinin dehydrogenase 5, translating into MMAAKLLLMLAICRWIVTVGLMLDPTELLLLGVEERLSVDPLDLESASLDFGGLHRAEPWAVLHPASAQDVAWLVKAAYDSSHGFTVSARGHGHSINGQAMTTNGVVIQMSSGSGERRRLGIGRPVAPRVYEKFMYVDVWGGELWIDVLRSTLEYGLAPKSWTDYLYLSVGGTLSNAGISGQAFNHGPQISNVYELDVVTGKGELLTCSEEDNSDLFHAVLGGLGQFGIITRARIALEPAPQMVRWIRVLYSNFSTFTHDQEYLISLHGQSDSQKFDYVEGFAIVDEGLINNWRSSFFSPRNPVKISSIDAKGNGGVLYCLEVTRNYGGLDADTIDEEVDALLTKLNFIPNTVFTTDLPYVDFLDRVHKAELTLRSKGLWDVPHPWLNLFVPKSRIADFDRGVFKGILGSKNRTSGPILIYPMNKNKWDEKTSAVTPEEDVFYLVALLRSALDNGDETQTLDYLSDQNRRILRFCDDAGINVKQYLPYYTTQQQWRDHFGHKWAQFYQRKLEFDPRHILATGQRIFKPSFNPTSASW; encoded by the exons ATGATGGCTGCCAAGCTTCTTTTAATGTTGGCAATATGTCGATGGATAGTGACTGTTGGATTAATGCTGGACCCGACGGAGCTTCTGCTGCTGGGAGTCGAAGAACGGCTCAGCGTGGATCCGTTGGACCTGGAAAGCGCTTCTCTAGACTTCGGTGGCTTGCATAGAGCCGAGCCATGGGCGGTGCTTCATCCGGCTTCGGCTCAGGACGTTGCCTGGCTGGTCAAAGCGGCGTACGACTCGAGTCATGGGTTTACCGTGTCGGCTAGGGGTCACGGGCATTCCATAAACGGGCAGGCTATGACGACTAACGGAGTTGTGATTCAAATGAGTAGTGGCTCCGGCGAAAGGAGGAGGCTTGGCATCGGGCGGCCGGTTGCACCCAGGGTTTATGAGAAATTCATGTACGTGGACGTATGGGGAGGAGAGCTATGGATAGATGTGTTGAGGTCCACCTTAGAATATGGACTCGCACCAAAATCATGGACAGATTACTTGTACCTTTCCGTGGGTGGTACGCTCTCCAATGCTGGCATCAGCGGACAAGCTTTCAATCATGGCCCTCAAATTAGCAATGTCTATGAGCTCGATGTCGTTACGG GCAAAGGGGAACTATTGACGTGCTCAGAAGAAGATAACTCAGACTTGTTTCATGCCGTTCTTGGTGGTCTTGGACAATTTGGGATCATCACTAGGGCTAGAATTGCTCTCGAGCCAGCACCCCAAATG GTGAGGTGGATACGAGTGCTGTATTCGAATTTCTCCACTTTCACTCATGACCAGGAGTATCTAATCTCCTTGCATGGTCAATCAGACAGCCAGAAATTCGACTATGTGGAAGGTTTTGCTATTGTCGATGAAGGCCTGATCAACAACTGGagatcttcctttttttctccaagaaatCCTGTGAAGATTTCGTCTATTGATGCTAAGGGCAATGGTGGCGTGTTATACTGCTTGGAGGTTACTAGAAACTATGGAGGTTTAGATGCCGATACCATCGATGAG GAAGTGGACGCTCTATTGACGAAGCTAAATTTTATTCCAAACACGGTTTTTACAACGGACCTTCCCTATGTGGATTTCTTGGACCGGGTTCACAAGGCCGAGCTAACTCTCCGGTCCAAGGGTTTATGGGATGTACCACACCCGTGGCTCAATTTGTTTGTACCCAAATCAAGGATCGCAGACTTCGACAGAGGGGTATTCAAAGGCATCTTAGGCAGTAAGAATAGGACCAGTGGTCCGATTTTGATCTACCCCATGAACAAAAACAA GTGGGACGAGAAAACTTCAGCGGTGACGCCGGAGGAAGATGTGTTTTACTTGGTGGCATTGCTGAGGTCTGCATTGGACAATGGCGATGAGACACAGACGTTAGACTACTTGAGCGATCAGAACCGACGGATCCTAAGGTTCTGTGATGATGCGGGAATCAACGTCAAGCAGTACCTTCCTTATTACACCACGCAGCAGCAATGGAGGGACCACTTTGGCCATAAATGGGCCCAATTTTACCAAAGAAAATTGGAGTTCGACCCCAGACATATTTTGGCCACCGGCCAACGTATTTTTAAGCCTTCTTTCAATCCGACCTCAGCTTCATGGTGA